A window from Balaenoptera musculus isolate JJ_BM4_2016_0621 chromosome 8, mBalMus1.pri.v3, whole genome shotgun sequence encodes these proteins:
- the IGSF22 gene encoding immunoglobulin superfamily member 22, with translation MTTIHHKEMLQEHVSMEFSSSTTHMQTFSQTTKIVGEEVVTRKSSSTTEFFSLVTRSPNIPAGESIPEFVDKPQPVTAPEGDKAMFRVRVQGNPKPNISWKRESGAPIKESAKTFYDSVNKEHVLQLEPLTSDDSDNYKCIASNDHADTIYTVSLLVTEGQEKLDFKKMLKKRGPPPPKKKQKKVTDEKEMLEILSKVPKKDFEKVCMEYGFTDFRGLLKKLKGMKKVEVETIQILKPLEDRETKVDTTVVFDCIMELKDPNVKMTWIKDNEPLRIQYSLGKYDMKQMGTKYMLVITNVNMNDAGTYSLSVGNKRISAKLTVLDEPLNFLGEMKPMKVTERQTAVFEIRLSKKVPNFVWKFNGKELKRDEKYEITVSEDGLTHTLKIKDARLSDNGEFSADAGDLVQKAQLTIDRIPIKFVSTLKNVRVKERSCACLECERTSKNVTLRWKKDGQLLERSSKYSMNHEGKRAELVNEDAQLSDGGEYTVVAMQDGDPTEYCSTAVVTVEERLATVKSGMSDVHAATGSPAELCVVLNDEKVDGVWLKDEEEITDLTGVQIVKQGAVHKLIFPNMGPEHEGKYTFRAKGAESEASVFIADPPTIDPSVLEALAAHPVTVKVGHTANIKVPFRAKPLPKVTWHKDGMEVTEEERVSMERGEDQALLTISNCARKDSGIIMLKLKNDHGSATATLHLSVLDRPKPPQGRVEFLELSGNCVHMKWKAPKDNGGRPITQFIVERKAVGKKSWIKIGEVDGKVTKFSTNKVEEGKAYQFRILAVNSEGVSDPLETEEVFAGNPVELPGLASQPQVTDVTKEAVTIRWNAPTQDGGAPVLSYIVERRKKGSNLWVPVNKDPIQGTKYTVDGLLEDTEYEFRVVAVNEAGPGQPSMPSSSVVAKDPVKPPGLVQGLHVSDSSNFSISLAWPEPAEGDPPSGYILEMRAEDTKEWSKCTKTPISGTCYTVGGLTERQKYFFRIRAVNEAGCGEPVELDEGVRAVPPPAAPKFDLSARLKSHMVVRAGTVLCIHATFSGSPSPSVIWLKDGMPTKGREAITKSKNHSQFLISSTKRSDSGVYRILLQNEFGEAYHDIHVRVADFPQPPTNLQLFEEVPNTVTLTWNHSPDVQEDSEAHYVIMKRDASTATWFTVAEHVFSNKYMVTGLFPARKYYFRVLARNEIGDSDPLDSRDTWLVNKDKIEDQSAKLKPYQQKDWRHAPRFLTPLKPHTVLRGQDCTMTCAFLGNPRPTVTLYKGDVNITGNSKFWYNSTSGVCTTVIPTCTLKDSGEYSVLVENELGKDRSGCTLTVYDEDDKAILASVTESLQKKSKYLM, from the exons ATGACGACCATTCACCACAAGGAGATGCTTCAGGAGCACGTGTCCATGGAGTTCTCCAGTTCCACCACCCACATGCAGACCTTCTCCCAGACAACCAAGATTGTGGGAG AGGAAGTCGTGACGAGGAAGTCCTCCAGCACCACAGAGTTCTTCAGCTTGGTGACGCGGAGTCCCAACATCCCTGCTGGCGAGAGCATCCCGGAGTTCGTGGATAAGCCTCAGCCGGTCACCGCGCCCGAGG GGGATAAAGCCATGTTCCGAGTCCGGGTGCAGGGGAACCCCAAACCCAACATCTCCTGGAAGAGAGAGAGCGGCGCCCCCATCAAGGAGTCCGCCAAGACGTTCTACGACAGCGTTAACAAGGAGCACGTGCTGCAG CTGGAGCCACTGACCTCGGATGACTCTGACAACTACAAGTGCATTGCAAGCAATGACCATGCAGACACCATCTACACCGTGTCCTTGCTTGTGACCGAGG GTCAAGAAAAATTGGATTTCAAAAAGATGTTGAAGAAGAG GGGACCCCCTCCTCccaagaagaagcagaagaaggtGACGGATGAGAAAGAGATGCTGGAGATTTTGTCCAAGGTGCCCAAGAAGGACTTTGAGAAGGTCTGCATGGAGTATGGTTTCACGGACTTCCGGGGGCTGCTCAAGAAGCTCAAAGGGATGAAGAAAGTGGAGGTAGAG ACCATCCAGATTCTGAAGCCCCTGGAAGACAGAGAGACCAAGGTGGATACCACGGTGGTCTTTGACTGCATAATGGAGCTGAAGGACCCCAATGTCAAAATGACATGGATCAAG GATAATGAGCCACTGAGGATCCAGTACTCCCTGGGCAAGTATGACATGAAGCAGATGGGCACCAAGTACATGCTGGTTATTACCAACGTGAACATGAACGATGCGGGCACCTACAGCCTGTCCGTGGGCAACAAGCGGATAAGTGCAAAGCTCACAGTGCTGG ATGAGCCTCTGAATTTCTTGGGAGAGATGAAGCCAATGAAGGTGACGGAGCGCCAGACAGCTGTATTTGAGATCCGCCTCTCCAAGAAAGTGCCCAACTTTGTGTGGAAGTTCAATGGAAAGGAGCTGAAGAGGGATGAAAAGTATGAAATCACTGTGTCTGAGGATGGTTTGACCCACACGCTTAAGATTAAGGATGCCAGACTCAGTGACAATGGCGAGTTctctgccgatgcgggggacctGGTTCAGAAGGCCCAGCTCACTATTGACC GCATCCCTATAAAGTTTGTGAGCACCCTCAAGAATGTGCGTGTGAAAGAGAGGAGCTGTGCATGCCTTGAGTGTGAGCGGACATCCAAGAATGTGACCCTGCGTTGGAAGAAGGACGGACAGCTGCTGGAGCGTAGCTCCAAATACAGCATGAACCATGAGGGCAAGCGAGCGGAGCTGGTCAACGAGGATGCACAGCTCAGTGACGGTGGCGAGTACACTGTGGTGGCCATGCAGGATGGGGACCCCACGGAATACTGCAGTACTGCTGTAGTCACTGTGGAAG AGCGGCTGGCCACCGTGAAGAGCGGGATGTCCGACGTGCACGCGGCCACCGGGAGCCCGGCTGAGCTGTGCGTAGTGCTGAACGACGAAAAGGTGGATGGCGTGTGGctgaaggatgaagaggag ATCACGGACTTGACCGGCGTGCAGATCGTGAAGCAGGGTGCGGTACACAAGCTCATCTTTCCCAACATGGGGCCAGAGCACGAGGGCAAGTACACATTCAGGGCCAAGGGTGCAGAGAGCGAAGCCTCGGTATTTATTGCAG ATCCTCCAACCATCGACCCATCGGTACTGGAGGCACTGGCCGCGCACCCGGTGACCGTGAAGGTGGGCCACACCGCGAACATCAAGGTGCCCTTCCGGGCAAAGCCACTGCCCAAAGTGACGTGGCACAAGGACGGCATGGAGGTGACGGAAGAGGAACGCGTGTCCATGGAGCGTGGGGAAGACCAGGCACTGCTCACCATTTCAAACTGCGCGCGGAAGGACAGTGGCATCATTATGCTCAAGCTCAAGAATGACCATGGCTCCGCCACAGCCACTCTGCACCTCAGCGTGCTGG ACCGTCCCAAGCCTCCCCAAGGCCGGGTGGAGTTCCTGGAGCTCTCGGGTAATTGTGTGCACATGAAGTGGAAGGCCCCAAAGGACAACGGCGGGCGGCCTATAACACAGTTCATAGTGGAACGGAAGGCAGTCGGCAAGAAGTCCTGGATTAAGATTGGTGAGGTGGACGGCAAAGTCACCAAATTCTCCACCAACAAGGTGGAAGAGGGGAAAGCCTACCAGTTTCGTATCCTGGCCGTCAATTCGGAAGGAGTGAGCGACCCGCTGGAGACAGAGGAAGTGTTTGCAGGAAATCCTGTTG agCTCCCTGGTCTTGCCTCCCAGCCCCAAGTGACTGACGTGACCAAAGAGGCTGTGACCATCAGATGGAATGCCCCCACCCAAGATGGGGGAGCCCCAGTGCTCAGCTACATTGTGGAGCGGAGGAAGAAAGGCAGTAACCTGTGGGTGCCAGTCAACAAGGACCCCATCCAGG GCACCAAGTACACTGTGGATGGTCTCCTGGAGGACACAGAATATGAATTCCGAGTTGTAGCTGTGAATGAGGCAGGCCCCGGACAGCCTAGTATGCCTTCCAGCTCAGTGGTAGCCAAGGACCCTGTCA AACCCCCGGGCCTGGTGCAGGGCCTGCACGTGTCGGATTCCTCCAACTTCAGCATCTCCCTGGCCTGGCCGGAGCCTGCCGAGGGAGACCCACCCTCTGGCTACATCCTTGAGATGCGGGCTGAAGACACCAAGGAGTGGTCCAAGTGCACAAAGACCCCCATCTCGGGCACCTGCTACACAGTAGGAGGCCTCACCGAGAGGCAGAAATACTTCTTCCGAATCCGGGCTGTGAACGAGGCTGGGTGCGGGGAGCCTGTGGAGCTGGACGAGGGGGTCCGTGCTGTGCCACCACCAG CTGCTCCCAAGTTTGACCTCAGTGCCCGGCTGAAAAGTCACATGGTGGTTCGTGCTGGGACAGTCCTCTGCATCCATGCCACCTTCTCT GGCTCACCATCACCCAGCGTGATCTGGCTGAAGGACGGCATGCCCACCAAGGGCAGGGAAGCCATCACCAAGAGCAAAAACCACTCCCAGTTCCTCATCAGCAGCACCAAGCGCTCCGACTCAGGGGTGTACCGCATCTTGCTCCAGAATGAGTTTGGAGAGGCATACCATGACATCCACGTGCGTGTGGCAG ATTTTCCGCAGCCACCCACAAACCTGCAGCTGTTCGAGGAGGTCCCCAACACGGTGACTCTGACCTGGAACCACAGCCCCGACGTGCAGGAGGACAGCGAGGCCCACTACGTCATCATGAAGCGGGATGCCAGCACCGCCACCTGGTTCACTGTGGCCGAGCACGTCTTCAGCAACAAGTACATGGTGACCGGGCTATTCCCCGCCAGGAAGTACTACTTCCGAGTGCTGGCCCGGAACGAAATCGGTGACAGCGACCCACTGGACTCCAGGGATACCTGGCTCGTCAACAAGGACAAGA TCGAGGACCAGAGCGCCAAGCTGAAGCCGTACCAGCAGAAAGACTGGCGCCACGCGCCGCGCTTCCTGACCCCGCTCAAGCCGCACACCGTGCTGCGCGGCCAGGACTGCACCATGACCTGCGCCTTCCTTGGGAACCCACGGCCCACAGTGACCCTCTACAAGGGCGACGTCAACATCACGGGCAACTCCAAGTTCTGGTACAACTCCACCAGCGGCGTGTGCACCACCGTCATCCCCACCTGCACACTCAAGGACAGCGGGGAGTACAGCGTACTGGTGGAGAACGAGCTGGGCAAGGACCGCAGCGGCTGCACGCTCACCGTCTACG ACGAAGATGACAAGGCAATTCTAGCCTCCGTCACTGAGAGTCTGCAGAAGAAATCAAAGTACCTTATGTGA